A DNA window from Hydra vulgaris chromosome 13, alternate assembly HydraT2T_AEP contains the following coding sequences:
- the LOC136090304 gene encoding uncharacterized protein LOC136090304 produces MGELAKDYGGPRREWIRECNRMIKERLFDSGLRELFAEEYYFVGSLIGIALFQGGQLPTYLPDSIIIKITENTADICISNIQKGLNKFNLIRFFKEFPQLLELLRPSKIQFTAKMLLKLLKPKFSSEGSTALVKEKEIYSMFVKYVREVASGRRECVSLANILSFVTGASEEPLLGFALQPSVEFIPTIEADEKDQKTHEAYMYIPTAHTCSNCLVLPRGSLLCKLPANNDLFDVYDMAFTNNFFGTI; encoded by the exons ATGGGAGAACTAGCTAAGGATTATGGTGGTCCAAGGAGAGAGTGGATACGAGAATGCAATAGAATGATTAAAGAGAGATTATTTGATAGTGGTTTGAGAGAACTCTTTGCTGAGGAATATTACTTTGTAGGTTCGTTAATTGGTATTGCACTCTTTCAAGGAGGGCAGCTACCAACATATTTACCAGACAGCATCATTATTAAGATCACCGAAAATACAGCAGATATTTGTATATCTAATATACAAAAAggtttaaacaagtttaatttgATAAGGTTTTTCAAAGAGTTTCCACAATTACTTGAATTATTAAGACCTTCAAAAATACAATTCACAgcaaaaatgcttttaaaattattgaagcCAAAATTTTCATCAGAAGGGTCGACAgctttagttaaagaaaaagagattTATTCTATGTTTGTGAAATATGTCAGAgag gttGCCAGTGGTAGAAGAGAGTGTGTTTCATTGGCAAATATTCTTTCTTTCGTCACTGGAGCTTCAGAAGAGCCTCTACTTGGGTTTGCATTGCAACCGTCTGTTGAATTTATTCCTACTATTGAAGCtgatgaaaaa GATCAGAAGACACATGaagcatatatgtatataccaACTGCACATACTTGCTCTAATTGTTTAGTTTTGCCGCGTGGCTCGCTGTTATGCAAGCTTCCAGCTAATAACGACCTTTTTGATGTTTATGACATGGCAtttactaataacttttttggaaCAATATGA